A stretch of the Teredinibacter haidensis genome encodes the following:
- a CDS encoding ParA family protein, with amino-acid sequence MRVISCYSMKGGVGKTATAVNIAYWAAKSGLKTLLIDMDPQGASSFYFRVKPTKKSWGKRFFEAYKALVQHIKASDYENLDVIPAHLSFRNFDSTLGSLTKRTDRLRKILKGLSKEYKLIILDCPPTIGYLAESVFNASNLIFVPVIPTTLSERTFEQLNSFFKQNDYLRKKLVPFFSMVQYQKSLHKKTMTKMQGDYKNFLSTHIPFSTDIENMGEHRSPVDIYAGKRPANKAYFDLWKEMIPLIRRAK; translated from the coding sequence ATGCGCGTTATATCCTGCTATAGCATGAAAGGTGGTGTCGGAAAAACGGCCACAGCGGTAAATATTGCCTATTGGGCCGCAAAATCCGGCTTAAAAACGCTACTAATCGATATGGATCCACAAGGGGCTTCTTCTTTCTATTTTCGAGTAAAGCCTACGAAGAAGAGCTGGGGTAAGCGATTTTTCGAAGCTTACAAAGCGCTTGTTCAACATATTAAAGCCAGCGATTACGAAAACCTCGATGTTATTCCTGCTCATTTAAGCTTCCGAAATTTTGATTCAACGCTGGGGAGCCTAACCAAACGTACAGATCGTTTAAGAAAAATACTGAAAGGGTTGAGCAAAGAATACAAACTAATCATTCTCGATTGTCCTCCAACCATAGGCTACCTGGCGGAATCTGTGTTTAATGCGTCAAATTTGATTTTCGTGCCGGTTATTCCCACTACCTTATCCGAACGCACCTTCGAGCAACTAAATAGTTTTTTTAAACAGAACGACTATCTACGCAAAAAGCTGGTCCCCTTTTTCTCCATGGTTCAATATCAAAAGAGCTTACATAAAAAAACCATGACAAAAATGCAAGGCGACTATAAGAACTTCCTAAGCACCCATATTCCGTTTTCAACTGATATTGAAAATATGGGTGAGCACCGATCCCCGGTGGATATTTACGCAGGCAAACGCCCTGCAAACAAAGCCTATTTTGATTTATGGAAGGAAATGATCCCCCTTATCCGGAGAGCCAAATAA
- a CDS encoding CYTH domain-containing protein, translated as MGLEIERKFLIEELPLEKLCAEKSQNLIQGYLFLEENQEIRLRKKGEQYFLTQKTGNGLVREENEEEISIQVFSMLWPYTEGKRVEKQRFHFEYMTHECEIDVYSGDLADLMVMEVEFENEEAAANFSPPPFCMRDITSDKRFKNACLAKLGKPVSL; from the coding sequence ATGGGATTGGAAATAGAGCGAAAATTTTTAATTGAAGAGCTCCCGCTCGAAAAGCTATGCGCCGAAAAATCTCAAAACCTGATACAGGGGTATCTTTTTCTGGAAGAAAACCAAGAAATTCGGCTACGAAAAAAAGGGGAGCAGTACTTTCTTACACAAAAAACCGGTAACGGCCTTGTGCGCGAAGAAAACGAAGAAGAAATTAGTATTCAGGTATTTAGTATGCTCTGGCCATATACCGAAGGCAAACGAGTGGAGAAACAACGCTTCCATTTCGAATACATGACGCACGAGTGTGAAATTGATGTCTACAGTGGCGATTTAGCCGATCTGATGGTTATGGAGGTGGAGTTCGAGAACGAAGAAGCAGCGGCGAACTTTTCGCCCCCCCCCTTCTGTATGAGAGATATCACCAGCGATAAACGTTTTAAAAATGCCTGCCTAGCCAAGCTCGGCAAACCCGTATCACTCTAG
- a CDS encoding type IV pilin protein: MKTNRGFSLIELLIVLAIVGIITAIAVPNYRGSVMRSNRAEGIETLLVVAQNQEVLYSQTNEYSTNAKPFSPTAVTVNSEHGYYVVSVAKGACGTTACFVATATAKGTQAEDKDCTTLSIDNLGSKTSSPKSDCWRR, translated from the coding sequence ATGAAAACTAATCGAGGTTTTAGCCTTATTGAGTTGCTTATTGTCTTGGCGATTGTCGGCATTATTACCGCAATAGCGGTGCCCAACTATCGCGGCAGTGTTATGAGAAGTAATCGCGCTGAGGGAATAGAAACGCTTTTGGTTGTCGCTCAAAATCAGGAAGTGTTGTATTCGCAAACGAACGAATACTCAACTAACGCAAAGCCATTTTCGCCGACTGCGGTTACAGTCAATAGTGAACATGGCTATTACGTGGTATCCGTCGCTAAGGGTGCCTGTGGTACGACTGCTTGCTTCGTGGCAACGGCTACTGCAAAGGGAACACAAGCGGAAGACAAAGATTGCACAACCCTGAGTATTGACAACCTGGGTAGCAAGACTTCTTCGCCAAAATCCGATTGTTGGCGGCGCTAG